One stretch of Anolis carolinensis isolate JA03-04 chromosome 3, rAnoCar3.1.pri, whole genome shotgun sequence DNA includes these proteins:
- the wbp1l gene encoding WW domain binding protein 1-like isoform X1 has translation MERRLLRAMALLLFQALPEGQPASVEPAKDKETCLGINNQSYICETGHCCGQSQCCNYYYELWWFWLVWTIIIILSCCCVCHHRRAKHRLQAQQRQHEINLIAYREAHNYSTLPFYFRFLPNYLLPPYEEVVNRPPTPPPPYSALHQQCIPPGGGNATPDTRNLQPTQTGGSLSGAGSNNGSTDTTASLNIGDPESSAPLDERSTTKATSGEPRNSNSQAELEEVPDHVSCPDKESECKEELLKDYNSESLDHSSAFSDAKDKTPGRHRRFTGDSGIEICICNQDHHDSDLKELDGLIDDRPIDFCDSCSGRPPHGDEEEGLFNASDEQQPEHNHHHQLPRQPGCVLLNTINEQDSPNSHANTSPS, from the exons GACAAAGAAACTTGCCTAGGAATCAACAATCAGAGTTATATTTGTGAAACAGGCCACTGCTGTGGACAGTCTCAATGCTGCAATTACTATTATGAGCTCTGGT GGTTCTGGTTAGTATGGACGATCATCATCATACTGAGTTGCTGTTGTGTCTGCCATCACCGACGCGCAAAGCATAGACTTCAGGCCCAACAACGGCAGCATGAGATTAACCTGATTGCCTACCGAGAAGCACATAACTACTCCACTCTGCCATTTTATTTCC GATTTTTGCCAAATTATTTACTACCTCCCTATGAGGAAGTGGTGAATCGACCTCCGACCCCTCCCCCACCATATAGTGCCTTACATCAGCAATGTATCCCGCCTGGTGGTGGCAATGCAACACCGGACACAAGAAACCTACAGCCAACCCAGACGGGGGGCTCTCTGTCGGGAGCAGGAAGCAATAACGGAAGCACGGACACCACTGCCTCCCTCAACATTGGGGATCCCGAATCCTCCGCCCCGTTAGATGAACGATCAACCACCAAAGCAACCAGTGGTGAGCCAAGGAACTCCAACAGCCAAGCAGAATTAGAAGAAGTTCCTGACCATGTATCCTGTCCTGATAAAGAGTCAGAGTGCAAGGAGGAACTGCTTAAAGATTACAACTCAGAAAGCTTAGACCACAGCAGCGCCTTCTCCGATGCTAAAGACAAGACGCCGGGCAGACATCGAAGGTTCACTGGTGACTCGGGCATTGAAATCTGCATCTGTAACCAGGACCACCATGACAGTGATCTCAAAGAGTTGGATGGACTCATTGATGACAGACCCATTGATTTCTGTGATAGCTGCAGTGGCCGCCCTCCCCATGGGGATGAGGAAGAAGGGCTTTTCAATGCCTCAGATGAGCAGCAGCCAGAGcataaccaccaccaccaactTCCCCGGCAGCCTGGATGCGTGCTTCTGAACACCATAAATGAGCAGGACTCACCAAATTCTCATGCTAATACATCCCCCAGCTAA
- the wbp1l gene encoding WW domain binding protein 1-like isoform X2: protein MPFLLGLRQDKETCLGINNQSYICETGHCCGQSQCCNYYYELWWFWLVWTIIIILSCCCVCHHRRAKHRLQAQQRQHEINLIAYREAHNYSTLPFYFRFLPNYLLPPYEEVVNRPPTPPPPYSALHQQCIPPGGGNATPDTRNLQPTQTGGSLSGAGSNNGSTDTTASLNIGDPESSAPLDERSTTKATSGEPRNSNSQAELEEVPDHVSCPDKESECKEELLKDYNSESLDHSSAFSDAKDKTPGRHRRFTGDSGIEICICNQDHHDSDLKELDGLIDDRPIDFCDSCSGRPPHGDEEEGLFNASDEQQPEHNHHHQLPRQPGCVLLNTINEQDSPNSHANTSPS, encoded by the exons GACAAAGAAACTTGCCTAGGAATCAACAATCAGAGTTATATTTGTGAAACAGGCCACTGCTGTGGACAGTCTCAATGCTGCAATTACTATTATGAGCTCTGGT GGTTCTGGTTAGTATGGACGATCATCATCATACTGAGTTGCTGTTGTGTCTGCCATCACCGACGCGCAAAGCATAGACTTCAGGCCCAACAACGGCAGCATGAGATTAACCTGATTGCCTACCGAGAAGCACATAACTACTCCACTCTGCCATTTTATTTCC GATTTTTGCCAAATTATTTACTACCTCCCTATGAGGAAGTGGTGAATCGACCTCCGACCCCTCCCCCACCATATAGTGCCTTACATCAGCAATGTATCCCGCCTGGTGGTGGCAATGCAACACCGGACACAAGAAACCTACAGCCAACCCAGACGGGGGGCTCTCTGTCGGGAGCAGGAAGCAATAACGGAAGCACGGACACCACTGCCTCCCTCAACATTGGGGATCCCGAATCCTCCGCCCCGTTAGATGAACGATCAACCACCAAAGCAACCAGTGGTGAGCCAAGGAACTCCAACAGCCAAGCAGAATTAGAAGAAGTTCCTGACCATGTATCCTGTCCTGATAAAGAGTCAGAGTGCAAGGAGGAACTGCTTAAAGATTACAACTCAGAAAGCTTAGACCACAGCAGCGCCTTCTCCGATGCTAAAGACAAGACGCCGGGCAGACATCGAAGGTTCACTGGTGACTCGGGCATTGAAATCTGCATCTGTAACCAGGACCACCATGACAGTGATCTCAAAGAGTTGGATGGACTCATTGATGACAGACCCATTGATTTCTGTGATAGCTGCAGTGGCCGCCCTCCCCATGGGGATGAGGAAGAAGGGCTTTTCAATGCCTCAGATGAGCAGCAGCCAGAGcataaccaccaccaccaactTCCCCGGCAGCCTGGATGCGTGCTTCTGAACACCATAAATGAGCAGGACTCACCAAATTCTCATGCTAATACATCCCCCAGCTAA